Part of the Trichoderma asperellum chromosome 1, complete sequence genome is shown below.
ATTTGCTCTTTACTCTTCATTCCTCTGCATATGTTTCACACACCCGAGACTAGTTGTCGAGAATACTACCGAGACGCTCTCTTTACTCGGTGCCATTGAGTCCATTATCGCTCCCCTTCTAAGAAAGAATGACGTACATGTTAATGTCCTGCTAGACGAGACCGTGACTCCAATCATTTGTCATAAACTTGTCATATCTTTTTCTACCCTGAGCGATTATAGCGACTAGGCTGACATCGGAGACAGACAATGACGCTCATGACTAACGCAGAGCTCTTTGATGGCTGTCCTCGggaaaaggaacaaaaagACGTCGGCTAGTGACACCGCTGTAGTTCGACGAGGACATGATAGACTACTGCGAGACAGAATCTTGAATGGTTAGCTATGTTCACTAGCGGGTTTGGAAACAAATCTATCGGTCTGTACGAAGAGAGAAGGATGGCAATCCACGTCGATGCGCGATAATGAGCTGTGGAGCAGTGATGGAAGTGACTACTTTATAGCTGCATCAAGAATACAGATAAATATCAAGGCCTTCTTCTGTCGCTTGgtttgctttaataattaaaggtagACTCTTAATAGCTGCCGAGCCAGTCTTTGACGTGGGGGAGTAATCGGGCGTAGATGGAATGACGCTTCGACAACGGGTCTTGACTGAACATACGTGATGATCTTTGGCAGAACATAGAAACTAATctaatttcttcttgccataGGCCGAGGATGTGTTTCGCGGTATGGCTTTTGCAACTTGTTGACGCGGTAAGGCATCATCCCTCTGGCTTTTGAAGTTGTATTGGGCGATAATGGAATCCCAAAGAGAGGAGGACGTTAGCGACAGGGTTATAACGTGGAATTATGTTATAAATAGATCCTGGCTGTCATCTTTTTGATAAATTGAGCCTCCAGATGGCAAAGTCTGGGGCGCAATAAGTTCTGCCGTTGGAGTGGACGCCGGGAATAGTAGCGTTGTATGGATGATGGGGACTAGCGAAGCTGCTTTGTCAACACTTGTTGCGCTCAGCATGAATCGCAAGGATATGGAAGGTTCGAAATCGTAGAGGGATGTAAAATATTGATGGtcagaataaaaaaaaaaaaaaaaaaaaaactgaaaTTATTGATATTTCTTTCAGGAATAGAATAGAtcgaaagaggagaaagctTAGGGGATAAAAAGTTATAGGGTAGCATgcgaaaaaagcaaaaagatggACACGAGGGGAATTGAACCCCTGACCTTTCACATGCGAAGCGAAAATCATACCCCTAGACCACGCGCCCAATTAGTTACAGGAGCTTGCGCAAAACTTACTTATACGGCTATGATTTGGATATCGACGCGGGTCTGGGAAACACCAAGAATGAATTGTTCACGTCGCTACTATTGTGGATCAGAGAATGTACGAATCgctattaataatcttgACTCATGTGCGTCAACTGAAAGCAATTGAATAGCCTTAGCggattttcctttcttttctttcattgtgattgctacatacatacagataGCTAGCCCAAAGAAATTGCTGATACAATGAACAAGGGGGAATATTTCCTTTATGCCATATTCAACAAGAATCTCTTTCATTTCGCTGTATTTTGGCGTACCTGGGCCGAGCACCGGATCCCAGCCCTCTACAGCAATAAAGCCCTGATGTTTAAGATACCGCCTCCGCTGAATCTCACTCCCTGTTCTACTGTTTTCTTCCATCGATACTGTAAGCAGTAACATTGGTCACGCCTATGGCGATGATAAATGGACAGCCTGTAGGCGATATGGGGTTAAAAGGACTCCCGGGACAACTGTCAGCAAATCCACCTACGCCTCCATCTCGCAAGGGTAAAGCGACGGTGACTCCCTCTAAACCCAGCTTCATCCACTCTTTGCACTAATGCCGCTGGTAATTCATCGGTTAGATGGCTCCGTCTTCATCGTAGAAGACGTAGATGACGTCGTTTTTGTGTCTGAATACGTTGCGTCAACGCCCGCTAAACCACCCGTCTGTCCAAATGCAGAGCGAGTATAGTAGATTTGACGACAGTGTCAAAGAAGATGTTGAAGAGGCCACTAATTCCATTGCCCCCAGCTTCACAAAGACATCATCGACTAGATAATTGACTTCCCCATCGGGGCACACATGTGGATATGACGCCTGGAAGTCAAGCCCGGCTCCATAGGCGGCGTCGTATGGCAATGAAGAGGGCGGCGACGCTCCATCAATACCAACCAACTTTGTCTTTGTGCGCATGGAGCTTGAAGAAAGTATTGACGCCTTCTGGGTTGTAATGCTGCGCTTGTGCTGAGTAGGTACGACTCGAGCTATATAGAGgagcgctgccgctgccgttgCTATCACACAGAATTCCCTCTAACGATTAGCCGCCCAGGGCGATCTTGTAATAAGTCTACTAGGCATGGTATCGCGTCCACTTTCTTGATGCCGGCCTCACAGAAGGGGGTGATATTGCATATCTGGAGTGTAGTCGAGATGCAGTGCGAGTGGTAATTATTGCCGCGTTAGAGCTCAACAAAGTCGGCCTTTGATGTTCAAGCGTCAATAATAGCAGTGATATTATTTTACCCGTCATTGCCAGTTCTTGTTATTAGACTAAAGAAGACTTTTGGTAAGTCTTGTGCTTTAATATTGGGTGAGAAGTGATAGTGATTTCTGGTAGTATACCTTTGAGCTTCATGCATCCCCGGATGGGAGAACAGtgataaatctttaataaacaAGGACAACTATCACGAGTGGCCAGGATCTGACTGCTTCATGAATAATCCATAGTAAAATATCCCAAACCGTTGTTTTTCCAAAAGATGGGGCAAAAACAATAGCCAGATGCAAGAGCGCAGAGCCAGTAACCAAGGATAACAAGGGTGCCATGGCCATTTACAAACAATTTGTATAACAACAGACGTAATAGACGCAATGAAACAACACCAAAGACGCGTACTCGGGTTGCGTTGAAACATCCAATCTCGGCTGATGGGTTTGGTTATCTTCACTGCATCGTATTTCTGCACCTTTAGCACGATATTCGCTTTGTTGATGGTATAATAGTCCTCTGGCACAGCGAAGTAGTCATCCCCTCAGCCTAATCATTCATCATCGCCCTCTGCTCTCTCGCGGTCTTTGCCTGCGCTGCTGGCTTCGGTCAGGGTGGGCTTCTTCGGGCGGCCTTTTCTTGGCTTTGAATCAAAAGTTTCGTTGTTTTTCCACCGTTTGAAAATAGCATATGCAGTCGAAGCAGATGTGTTGAATTCGAGCGCGACAGCGCGGTAAGATTTTCCCTCTGATATCTTGGCGCACATTGCAGCTCTTTGTATGGTGGTAAACTCATGGTTTTTCTTACGACCTTTGCTAATAACGGCACCGAATTCGCGTTTTTGTGTCATTTTTCCGTAACGAAATAAGTAATGGGATGTAGTCGAATGTAAGTGAAAGCAAttaaaggaagaagagttgTTTTTGCGGATTGGAAACGTGGCGCGTTTTTTGGTGGGGGTGTTCGTAAACTTTTGGCCACTTCTTGCAGCTTGAGGTCAACTCCCTTGTTTCTGATGCGCAGAACTtgactatatatatttgacTGACACGTGTGCGCATTCAACCGTTTTATACTCCAGCACCAGAGTTGCGACTGGGTCGTAGGTGAAGAATGGTTGAAATTGACGTGACGTACAACTTGGTACACAACTACCCTAAGGAATAAATATGTACTGCGACgcaaaatatatacttgaaCGTCGATAATAGTAAAACGTTCAGCATCCCGTGCTGGCATATTTCGGTAAGTGTCGATATTGTCGAGTTGAATGAAGGTAAAAAGACAACAATAGAAGAAACATATGGAAATCAATCCATATCACCTCCATTCACTGCTCTGAGCAACACAGAATTTCCCCCATTCTGATATGCAGTTGCACCAAGAGGGTAATGCGCACCAAACAAATGTCCTCTTCCATTGTTGCTGTAAAACACCGAGTTGTTCTCATAACCGGATCCAGGGTCAGTCTGGTGTGTTACGATCCCCAGCCTTGCGACAAAATCTAGCTGGTGCGCGTAATGCTCGGTGACtctcgagaagctgctcagtAAATCATTCCGGACAAGGTCGGTACGGCCTACCCTCCAGTCAATGCTCGGGTTTCCAAATGTAAACACCCTCAGCTTCTGTTGCATGTTATCAACCAGAAGCCCCTGAGTGACCAGGTCTATCAGTGCGAGCCGTAGGAGTAGGCAGCCTTGGGAATGCGCAATGACGACCACCTTTTGAAGCTTGTTATCCTGTAGGGCTCTTTCGAGCTCTTCCTTGATGGCATCCTGTGCAGCCATACTGCTTCTTGTCTGTTGTAGGAGTGGATTTGGCCCGGCTGCACCGCGCTCGCCACAACATTCAACTAAATCCCAGAGGAGACTGTCGCTCCTGTTGAAGATGCCGACGACTTCTCTCTGGAAAATGTTGCAGATCTTATCACAGGAGCCCTCGAACCAGACACGCTCGTTGGCAATGCCGTTTATGAAGAACCATTTCTCGCCATGAGGGGATTCCTCGCACTCAGAGACATGGGTTGGTTGGGGAGGATTGCCCGACTGGTCAAAGTCGCTTTGCAGCTTCACGTTCATTTCGACTGTATCAAGAGTGTTTCCTGAATTCTGTGCCCTTCCTAGTCTGATGATATTAGCAAGGCACATCAATAATCGCTGTATCTGGTAGACGACGGCATGCCGGTTCTCTGCCCTGTCAAGGTCTAGTTCATTATACGGATTTTGCCGACCTGGAGGGAACTCTGTGGCGAAAGTGTTTCCTGCACCATTGCCAATTACCTGTCCTGGTATGACGTTTGCTGGCCTGACCAGGTCGTATAAGAACGATATTAATGCGACAAAATTGTCTAGAATAAAGTCTAGGGTGGTTCTATTCTCGCGGTTTGTGAAGATGCCTCTGAAGATGAGGGCTGCCCCGCCCAGACTTTGCGTCAATGCCTCCAGGGAGTGTTGTGTTACTCGCAAGACTGCGTCGACGGTTGCCGTACTGCTCGCGGCCACGAAAATGTTTATGGCACTTGCGATTAGGAAGTCGGCCATACCGTTAACTAAGTCGAATATTACCATGGCCAACCGTCGTAAGCGCGAATGGGGATTGTTGATATAAAGCTACACGCCTAGAATTATATTCAGGCAATCAATACGACTTGGGACATGATGTCTGCTTATTGAGTAAGTAGCAAGTGGTTTCTTTATAACTGTGCATATTCACAAAATCACAGTAACACCATGGCGTGGTGGTGAGGAATGCAAATTTTGTTGTGGCTTGCTGAAGCCATCTTGGCTGAGCGATGCCTTATTGAGTTATATTCACATGTGAGCCTTGGGATGTCCAATCTGCCTGATATCTTGCGACAAAGACATCTTGACATGACCATGGATGGAAGACGTTGGGTATGTAAATGATGCTCTGGTATGGGTGGCTTGAATCAAATAGAGTCTTTGGCTGAAGAAAGCAGCTGAAGAAACGGGCTGAAAGCAATATGCACAGTTGGCTTCCCGCCACATTTACTAAATCAAACCTACATGAAAAGGTTGAAGCTAAATATCAACACGATTGTAAGTATTATGGTATTTGATGCCAAAAGTAGAATAGGAATCATACGCTACCTGTAGATGGTTATTTTAACCAAGAACATAATGCTCGGCcggcttctctgccttggtggcaagtaataatattatggAAAGTGTGACCCGTAGCCACAGAGTCGCAGAATGTGCCTGCTTGATTTCGACCCATGGTAAGGGATAGTGGTATTCGAGATATATTGTCTCTAATCCGTACCTAGTAGTTACTCTGTAAATTTGTTAGAAGTTTAATTCAAGCATTGCATATTGGTATGTCGCAGCTCACTTTCTATACCATCGGCCAAATGCAGCTACGCAACCATCAACTCTTCGTCTGCACCGTGCTTATGGCATTGCCACTATTTTCGGTAAATGGACAGTTGTTTGTCAATGGTCAGCGGACCATCTATTAAGAGACCGAGCCGCCAGAACGAGGTAGTCGATCTCTGGCCAGGTCGTTGCCGGCAAAGCCCGTATCATGCTAGCTGATCCAGTCAATGGAGTCAGCAATTCCAAATATCTGCGTTGTAGGATGCTATCGCGGCTTTGGTAACAACAAACGAAACCTGTCCTCTGAGGGATAGGCAGAAGTAGCTTGCCCTCGGAGGTATAACTGTAACAAAGGCCAAGCTTCGAAGTCGATGCCACAATATTTGAAACTTCTGGATTTGGCCTCTGCCATTCGGGTTCTTCACACAATAGAGGCCTGCCATTAATGAAGCTGCCTATCCGGTACTAGATTTGCAGTGGCAAAGCAACAGCTGCGTCGTGTCGCCAAAATAACAGGCGATTGTTCGTCGGGTCTCGCTCTATATCCGAATTGACTATGAGGGCAGCTATTTTCTGCATTAGCCGCCCTTGATCAGGCCTTTGCTTTTGAACCTGGGCGGAGTGCGAGAGAAGCTTTCGAGTAGCAGAGGTGATAATTGCTGATCAAAGATTCTCCATAGCAGAGACAGGGAGATTGATGAGTTCCATGGATGCGATGGGAGATTATTGAACAAGAATGCTTTGCAGTGCAGATTTAGAAGCAGGATTTTGGATTGAGAGAGGGCGTGGACAATTTCTTGTCtgttgggggggggggggggggggggggggaggggggggctAATCAGGGCTGCTTCAGGGCCAAGACGCTGTATTCAGTGGCTATCGCCAAATCCTAGCGGGTGTTTAGCGACTATAGAAGCCTCCAGCTGTGGATGGCATTTTAGCGCAAGAATACAGGAAGTTAGCCGCCAGCTGCTGGACCGACCTAAAGCGCCGTGTTCTCGACAGCTGCCCTGGCGCTTGCATGTACCTGCATGCACTGGACTGTGCCGTGCACTTGCTGTGCAAACAGTGATGCCGCATTTGTTCGTGTTCAATGTCATTgcgcatccatccatcgaATGTCTCGAATCAGCAATCTTTGCGGTGCAGATGAGGTTCTTGTTCTAGTGCTTGCGTCaccggctgctgctcctttgTGTTCCTTTGCAGCTGCATTCGGGGGTGGCGACGGGATCCCGATTTCTTGCTTCGCACGAGACACGCATCAGCCCGGGGTGCCTAAAGCAAATCGTGCGGGCGGGCAACTGCGCGGCATCGACAACGCGCATATCTGCTCTACAACCATCCCCGTGGTGAATACGGGCGGCCCGAGGACTATGTGCCGAGAACAATGATCAACAAGCCACATATCGAGTTCGATGGATGCAGGCTGTTTGAAGAGCTGAGGGAGCTGAGGAGGGCTTTGCCTGGGTGCGTCGATTGGACCCATTCACGAGGTGAGGGACGCAGCAGACAGACATTGTTCGACATGTTCGGGACAAGGTCGTGGCTAGAATGAAGTTGCTGCAGAGTAGTCGGAATGGGGATATGCATTTTCTTTCTATGCTAATTATAAAGACATAAACATAAACAGGCTACGAGTAAAGGGCTTTGGTCCGTCTTCTCTAACATCAACTCATTACAACCCGATCCCTCCCGAGTCCAGAACAGTAACCCACTTGTTCACTTGCAGTGTGCCATGGCAATCAACTCTTTCCACAACTCATCCATGAAAAACAGCGACGATAAATGGCCCCCAGGCACCAATTTGAGTGTTGCGGATCTATAGTTGTCCACAAGCCAATCATTGGTGCCCCCTCCCATGTAGTCACTCTTGGATCCAACCACCAGCATGGGCTTGGAAGCATGCTCGGCATCCAGAGTCCGCGGGTCAAACCCCCAGTCGGAGTGGATGACATCGGAAACCTCCATAAAGCCGTCCCAGTTGGTGCAGCTTTTGATTGTGCCGCGAGCCATTCGGTCGATAAACTGAGATTCTGTGAATTCATTTTTGGCCAGCCATTCATGAAACAGTTGCTTCTCCTCAAGGTCCATGTCGTTGAATAGCGTCTGCTTGAGGAATTCTCTTGCGCCGTCGAGAGAGTGTAGCTTTGATCCGATGGCAATCTTGAACAGACGCTGCAGTAAATGGAACGGAACAACTCTTGTGGGTGGCCCGATGGAAAACCAATTGTGCCAATTGACTTTCTTTGCATATCCAACGTGATGCTTTAGAGGAGAAAAGCCACTGAGCAGGAGACATGCAGCAATCTTGCGACCGGATGGAAAGAGATCATATGGCGCTCCGTACAGCATTTGCGCCGGCACAGTGCCATATGACCCTCCCGCTACATAGAGAGTGTCGAAATCGGCAGTGGGGTAGAGGTGGTTGAGCAGCGCATTCATGTCTCTGGCCAGAGAGACATGGTAAGGCACAGAGAGGTCGCGA
Proteins encoded:
- a CDS encoding uncharacterized protein (EggNog:ENOG41), whose translation is MTQKREFGAVISKGRKKNHEFTTIQRAAMCAKISEGKSYRAVALEFNTSASTAYAIFKRWKNNETFDSKPRKGRPKKPTLTEASSAGKDRERAEGDDE
- a CDS encoding uncharacterized protein (EggNog:ENOG41) is translated as MVIFDLVNGMADFLIASAINIFVAASSTATVDAVLRVTQHSLEALTQSLGGAALIFRGIFTNRENRTTLDFILDNFVALISFLYDLVRPANVIPGQVIGNGAGNTFATEFPPGRQNPYNELDLDRAENRHAVVYQIQRLLMCLANIIRLGRAQNSGNTLDTVEMNVKLQSDFDQSGNPPQPTHVSECEESPHGEKWFFINGIANERVWFEGSCDKICNIFQREVVGIFNRSDSLLWDLVECCGERGAAGPNPLLQQTRSSMAAQDAIKEELERALQDNKLQKVVVIAHSQGCLLLRLALIDLVTQGLLVDNMQQKLRVFTFGNPSIDWRVGRTDLVRNDLLSSFSRVTEHYAHQLDFVARLGIVTHQTDPGSGYENNSVFYSNNGRGHLFGAHYPLGATAYQNGGNSVLLRAVNGGDMD
- a CDS encoding uncharacterized protein (EggNog:ENOG41), with the translated sequence MGSEIASDISTLGESYDKVKGDEEHILSLPGDRQLAYAHNGPSKSRTVILFFTGIMSVGTAANVSEPCREIRAHWISPTLPGMGNTSTRDLSVPYHVSLARDMNALLNHLYPTADFDTLYVAGGSYGTVPAQMLYGAPYDLFPSGRKIAACLLLSGFSPLKHHVGYAKKVNWHNWFSIGPPTRVVPFHLLQRLFKIAIGSKLHSLDGAREFLKQTLFNDMDLEEKQLFHEWLAKNEFTESQFIDRMARGTIKSCTNWDGFMEVSDVIHSDWGFDPRTLDAEHASKPMLVVGSKSDYMGGGTNDWLVDNYRSATLKLVPGGHLSSLFFMDELWKELIAMAHCK